One segment of Rosa chinensis cultivar Old Blush chromosome 6, RchiOBHm-V2, whole genome shotgun sequence DNA contains the following:
- the LOC112171689 gene encoding UPF0481 protein At3g47200: protein MGDGRGGAAADLGAPAVASDVIAPACWLWLFGSGTDEDFFDKLIDDDDIDFSGYSHSSVAKFELDVHSLRTVTEFFSIENPLETLTKELDSLNRLETLRGTLRKELDKANPLETLRKELDSLSPRSPSRCIYRVPDRLRRVKEEAYTPRKREKKLRTCYADTFDLESDEFVKIILVDAIFVIQFLRRYSDSELQKENDCIFGKPRMVEDVLTDLLMLENQLPFFILEYLFKKFFILGDNPASVRSLSIQFLREQGATAFGIELDDSPRVEAKHIVDLFRGLLIAPMSKEPPMIKTEKSATTPCIEKLHLAEVQFKPVKTTKLFDIRFDVTTKWFGIGFHKGILKIPKLHTGDTTELVLTNLIAFEQCITSEDYCIRDYVSIMDELVDDSKDVGLLVKYKIVENDLGGGDQDLATLINNLSTGIVYNKNYFYYGHLCGELDKFYSSKWHKWIANLSSSYFNTPWTTMSFVAAVVLLILTAIQTICSIISLK, encoded by the exons ATGGGTGACGGTCGCGGGGGTGCTGCGGCGGATCTCGGGGCTCCGGCGGTGGCTTCTGACGTCATCGCCCCTGCGTGTTGGCTGTGGCTGTTCGGATCTGGT ACCGACGAGGATTTCTTTGACAaattgattgatgatgatgACATTGATTTTTCTGGGTATTCACATAGTTCTGTAGCAAAATTTGAGCTTGATGTG CATAGTTTGAGAACGGTAACTGAGTTTTTCTCTATAGAAAACCCGTTAGAAACTTTGACAAAGGAGTTGGATAGCTTAAACCGGTTAGAAACTTTGAGAGGAACTTTGAGAAAGGAGTTGGATAAAGCAAACCCGCTAGAAACTTTGAGAAAGGAGTTGGATAGCTTGTCTCCCCGGTCCCCTTCGCGTTGCATCTACCGGGTTCCTGATCGACTCCGACGTGTAAAGGAAGAGGCCTACACACCTCGT AAACGAGAAAAAAAATTGCGGACTTGTTACGCAGACACCTTTGATCTTGAAAGTGATGAATTTGTCAAAATCATTTTAGTGGATGCCATCTTCGTCATTCAGTTCTTACGTAGGTACTCGGACAGTGAATtgcaaaaagaaaatgattgcATCTTTGGAAAACCAAGGATGGTAGAGGATGTACTGACTGACTTGCTGATGCTTGAAAATCAGCTGCCATTCTTCATTCTTGAGTACCTATTCAAGAAATTCTTCATTCTTGGGGACAATCCAGCTTCTGTTAGGAGTCTTTCCATACAGTTTCTTCGTGAGCAGGGTGCTACAGCTTTCGGGATAGAGTTAGATGATTCTCCCAGAGTAGAAGCGAAACATATTGTTGATCTCTTTAGAGGGCTATTGATAGCTCCTATGTCGAAAGAACCACCCAtgatcaaaacagaaaaatctgCAACAACACCTTGCATTGAAAAGCTACACCTGGCAGAAGTCCAATTTAAACCCGTCAAAACCACGAAATTGTTTGACATACGATTTGATGTAACCACGAAATGGTTTGGCATAGGATTCCATAAAGGGATTCTGAAGATTCCAAAATTGCACACAGGGGATACAACGGAGCTTGTACTTACAAATTTAATTGCCTTTGAACAATGCATTACTTCTGAAGATTATTGCATAAGGGATTATGTTAGCATCATGGATGAGTTGGTGGACGATTCAAAAGATGTGGGGTTGCTTGTCAAGTATAAAATTGTTGAAAATGATCTCGGTGGTGGCGATCAGGATTTGGCTACCTTGATCAACAACCTTTCAACTGGGATTGTGTATAACAAAAACTACTTCTATTATGGTCATCTTTGTGGAGAGCTGGACAAGTTCTACAGTTCGAAGTGGCACAAATGGATCGCAAATTTGAGCAGCAGTTATTTCAATACCCCTTGGACAACTATGTCTTTCGTGGCAGCAGTTGTTCTCCTCATACTCACTGCCATTCAAACTATCTGCTCAATTATCTCTCTTAAGTGA